The Gammaproteobacteria bacterium genome contains a region encoding:
- a CDS encoding PEP-CTERM sorting domain-containing protein (PEP-CTERM proteins occur, often in large numbers, in the proteomes of bacteria that also encode an exosortase, a predicted intramembrane cysteine proteinase. The presence of a PEP-CTERM domain at a protein's C-terminus predicts cleavage within the sorting domain, followed by covalent anchoring to some some component of the (usually Gram-negative) cell surface. Many PEP-CTERM proteins exhibit an unusual sequence composition that includes large numbers of potential glycosylation sites. Expression of one such protein has been shown restore the ability of a bacterium to form floc, a type of biofilm.), with protein sequence MNKSESRPFSTFAKVSAMALFLAGGAAQAALITIPATALNDSPGVYTAGGYYTDTLGPNIVTTGGGSSANVGQADGRNDDGFMALDLGFNVTFFGNTYNSLFINNNGNVSFGAGISAYIPSGPTGAAAPIISPFFGDVDTRNAASGVVHYNLSSDQLIVSWDNVGWYNSHGTPTNSFQLVLRSDGYAVPIGEGLIGFFYETMGWAGTDTNTVAAAGFGDGAGNGNTIEGSLLAGLNGVVQDKYLWFNANLDVVPPTNAIPEPGLLPLMAIGLFGIGLVSRRKRNT encoded by the coding sequence ATGAACAAAAGTGAAAGCAGGCCATTCAGTACCTTCGCCAAGGTGTCTGCGATGGCGTTATTCTTGGCCGGCGGCGCCGCGCAGGCCGCTCTGATAACAATTCCGGCCACGGCGTTGAACGATTCGCCGGGCGTCTACACAGCCGGCGGGTATTACACGGACACGTTGGGTCCGAACATCGTCACCACAGGTGGCGGCAGTTCGGCCAACGTCGGGCAGGCGGACGGCCGAAACGACGATGGCTTCATGGCCCTGGACCTGGGATTCAATGTCACCTTCTTCGGTAATACCTACAACAGCCTGTTCATTAACAACAACGGCAACGTCAGCTTCGGCGCGGGAATCTCCGCCTACATCCCGAGCGGCCCGACCGGCGCCGCCGCACCCATCATCTCGCCGTTCTTCGGTGACGTGGATACGCGCAATGCCGCGTCGGGCGTTGTTCACTACAACCTGAGCTCCGACCAGTTGATCGTCAGTTGGGACAACGTCGGCTGGTACAACTCACACGGCACTCCGACCAACAGCTTCCAACTCGTGCTGCGCAGCGACGGCTACGCCGTGCCTATCGGCGAGGGACTCATCGGCTTCTTTTACGAGACCATGGGGTGGGCTGGCACCGATACGAATACAGTCGCGGCGGCGGGCTTTGGTGACGGTGCAGGCAACGGCAACACGATCGAGGGTTCGTTGCTGGCCGGCCTGAACGGGGTTGTGCAGGACAAGTACCTCTGGTTCAATGCCAACCTCGACGTTGTGCCGCCGACGAATGCCATCCCCGAGCCGGGATTGCTGCCCCTGATGGCCATCGGGCTGTTCGGTATTGGACTAGTCTCACGCAGGAAGCGCAACACTTAA